A window of Anabas testudineus chromosome 7, fAnaTes1.2, whole genome shotgun sequence genomic DNA:
aagtagtagtactagtaaaTTGCggtgaaaagataaaaatggcTGTGTGGTCAGGCAGTGGTGCATTTTAACAGCAGACGACAGTGTCCGTCATGGCCTGTCATGAGATTATCCAACCTTTAATGTTACAGTCTAATGATGACAGAAGAAGGCTGGTGGACAAAGTCGTTACAGTACGTAGGCAGTAGCCATGAGGAGGCCCTGTGAGATAATAACATGCTGTACATGGCCACACAAGTAATaagttacaaagtgctttacaagagagacaaaaaaaaaaaaaaaaaaacatcacgtGTTTAATGTGGTTTAGTTCAGGGACAACTTGTAACGGCAGCATATTGCTGTCAGACGTAGACTCAGACTATTATCTGAGTTACAGTGAAATCTGCTTTATAGTAGAAAATATGAGAGTGTTTTGTTCAGATTGCTGTTggactgaattaaaatgaaagctgaaacGACGACACAGCAATAGTCTAGATTAATAAAGCATAAGCATTATCTTTACCATAAGCTCCTACCTCCAATTCACAATTCATGTCGCAGTCTAATAGTAgtaagctgcagagaaaaacagaatcacCTGTGACACATAGATGCAATGTGTGGGAAtcagtgtattttattatttagctcAGTGTATAAATAGACCTTGTAACTAAAGGTTGCTTTGTTATAATTTTTTGCAAAAAAGTTGCATGTGCTAATTAAGCTGATACATATTGTTCATTGCCAATATGTGTTCCCTTGTCATGTAACGTGTAGTGTTTGACAATGCACAATTTATAGTAtctaatgtgacactgtaagccataaaaacagtaattgcaaaaaaagacaaatgaagggATTTCAACAGTAATTTGCTCATCCTCCCAGAGTCTGGGCAAAGCCATTAACCAGCTTTAGGTGTGGTTATCTTTAGGGCAATACCTCTATGGTTACTGGTTCATTACTAAATTATTCTTTAAAGTATAATTCTTAAAAGAAAAGTACCACTTAGAACATGATTAGAACTTATTTATGAACTAAATATAACTAAATTAAAGCTATAATGTCCACTTCTGCATAGTCACTATAAACATCATAATGCTTGGTTGCACTGATTCCTCCTGTCCTGTCATCCTGATTCTGCTGTTGTTGCCACCACTGCCTGAATGTTCCACTGTTAAAAGAGTTCATTTGGCTCAGAATCTACTCTTACAAAAGACTTCCAGCTCTTAAAATTCTTTGGgtggaaaaaaataaccaaTTGTGCTACGTacagtttattttcttcctaaaatgtaattatctgATAGTATGATCAGAGCTGTTTGTGTAAACCTTTCTGCAAGAGTGCAAATGTATCAATATTGCTTTTTTTGCATGCTTGTTCAAAGGGTGGTGGTTACTGTCCTGTTTTAATGCATATAAAGCAAGCATGGTTATTGTCAACACAGTGTCCAAATTGTCTTCACTTAAAACGtcaggttttatttgtgtagttttgaatataaatttgttttggttggtaaataatttgatttctaACTTATTTTTCAAGGAGGATTTATCCAGCCAACATGAGGAAATGGAACCAGAGTTACTATCATCAAGCAACAGTGGCTCTGATGAAGATTACCACCCCTCTCAATCACCCACAGAATCCTCTGATGAAGGTGAGGTGGTCCCAGAAAGGTCGGGGTCCTCAGGCCACAGTGATATAGAAAAAGTCTTTCCCTCATCTAGTGAGCATGAGGTCATAAAGGGCCAAAGAACAAAAACGTCAAATCAGACAGCTGAGCAatcaaaaagaaggaagaaaaataaccCACAAATAACTGTgaaatcaagcaaaaaaaaagatggcAGAAGAGTCTGGGACAAAGCCCACTATTGTCTATATTGTAAAGAGGCCAATCTGAAGATAGCTAGAcatttggaaagaaaacacaaggatGAAACTGATGTTGCCCATGCCTTCAGTTTCCCACCTGGCTCCAAACAAAGAAAGACTCTAATAGACTCCCTTCGCAATAAGGGTGACTGGCAACATAATGTTAAGGTTTTAGAAGAAGGAGATGGTGAGATAGTGACATGGAAACAGCCGTCTAAGAAGGTTTCTGTGAAAGACTACTTACCATGCCAACATTGCTATGCAATGTTCAAGAGGACTGAACTGTGGAGACATGAGAAGTCCTGTAGGAACAGGAAAGGTGAAACCGAGAAAGGGAACAGAAGAAGGGTACAAAAAGCTTCCTCACAACTCATGCCAATGACAGAATCATCTGAAGGAATTCAAACAATCATTCATACTATGCAGCAAGATCATGTAACATCTCACATCAGAAGTGATGCAATGATATGCACATATGGAGAGTCACTATTTGCAAAAAAGGGCCGTGAACAGTCTCAACACAGGTACATTGCACAAAAGCTGAGAGAATTGGGACGATTGGTGTTGGCTGCCAAAGAAATTGACAAAAGCATGAAAAGTCTCAAAGAGATGTGTGATCCAACAAAATTTGAGCTGGTAATTAAAGCTACCAGGAAGGTGTCAAACTTCAGTGCACAAACCACTGAATATGGAAAACCATCTACTGCAGTGAAAATTGGATTTTCTCTTAAAGGGGCAACAGAAGCATGGATTGGACGTTGTTTGATGACATCAGATATTTTAGGtgagaagaaagcaaagaagtTCAAGGAGTTGCTGGAGAATTCTTGGTCCAGTTATGTGTCAGCTAATGCTCATAGCACAATAGAACAACGGAGGTGGAACATTCAAGAGTGTGTACCTTTGACAGAGGATGTTATTACTCTGCAGAACTACTTGAGAAAAATTGAGGATGAGGCAAAAGCAGAATTAAGCAAGCATGCAAGCACAGCAGCATACAAAATGTTAAGTGAGAGTCTACTTGCCCAAATAATAGTGTTTAATTGGAGACTTATCAAAAAGCAGACACTGGCCctgtcaataaagacatttatgaGACCCTGACACCTGTGGAAAAACAACTGAGCCATAGGCTGACACGGATAGTGACACgtggaaagagaggaagaaaagtgcCCATTCTTCTCCTTGAGCGCACAAAGTCCTCTCTTGATTTCCTTATCAAAAAACGAAGTCAAGTTGGCGTAACTGAGGAAAATCCATTTTTATTTGCCAGGATTGGCACAGCAACCAACATTCGTGGCTGTGACTGTCTAAGGAAGTATGCTGCAGAGAGCAAAGTCAGCAACCCAGAGCTCCTTAGGTCAACAAAGTTAAGAAAGCATGTTGCTACCTTATGCCAGCTTTTGGACCTTGATAATCAAGAACTGGAGCAAGTAGCTCGTTTTATGGGACATGACATAAGAGTCCACTGTGATTATTATCGTCAAACGGACAAAACGTTTCAGGTGGCCAAGATTGGAAAACTTCTCTTTGCAATGGAGCATGGAGCTGGGTTGCTTAAAGGGAAGAGCCTGAAgacactggactctgtggtctttggtgtgttcatttttaattttcagtttttagtgttttttctgtatcatCATATGTTTAATTAACAGATCCATCAGACTGTGTGCATTTTTGCAAGAGTAATATGTCTTCTATGTGATACATTTCTAATGCTTCCTGTTGTGCACGTCCACATATGTAAAGGACATGACAAGGGTTCACCAACAGTTGAAGAGGGAGAGACATCAGTTGCAGACAGACTGCCAGGTAAGGTACTTGGATTAAAAAACATCTTGTGAGAGAAGTAGATGAGACTCAATGTTTATAATTTTGCAAGTAGGCTAGGCATATTCAGTGAACGTTTTTCCATGCTAATGTATGCTGTTTCAACAGACGCAGAACAGCCAAGTCCATCTTCTGCCTGTCAGCAGATGACTTTATCTCACAGACAAGACAATGAAGTGTCATCATCTCCTTGTCGTACTGAAGGAGGTAAGTCCTAGAAAcgtaaagaaaatgtaaagtaattGGTATCAATTTTCTTAGATGTAGTTTAGCAGTTTCACTCTACTAAACTGATCTTTCACAGGAGAGCAGGGACAAACCCCCACAATACCACCTGTTGAGGGGCAGAAAAAGACAGCCAAAAGAAAGCATTGTGAAGATGTGATTTGT
This region includes:
- the LOC113167589 gene encoding uncharacterized protein LOC113167589 isoform X1; translation: MVIVNTVSKLSSLKTSGFICVVLNINLFWLVNNLISNLFFKEDLSSQHEEMEPELLSSSNSGSDEDYHPSQSPTESSDEGEVVPERSGSSGHSDIEKVFPSSSEHEVIKGQRTKTSNQTAEQSKRRKKNNPQITVKSSKKKDGRRVWDKAHYCLYCKEANLKIARHLERKHKDETDVAHAFSFPPGSKQRKTLIDSLRNKGDWQHNVKVLEEGDGEIVTWKQPSKKVSVKDYLPCQHCYAMFKRTELWRHEKSCRNRKGETEKGNRRRVQKASSQLMPMTESSEGIQTIIHTMQQDHVTSHIRSDAMICTYGESLFAKKGREQSQHRYIAQKLRELGRLVLAAKEIDKSMKSLKEMCDPTKFELVIKATRKVSNFSAQTTEYGKPSTAVKIGFSLKGATEAWIGRCLMTSDILGEKKAKKFKELLENSWSSYVSANAHSTIEQRRWNIQECVPLTEDVITLQNYLRKIEDEAKAELSKHASTAAYKMLSESLLAQIIVFNWRLIKKQTLALSIKTFMRP
- the LOC113167589 gene encoding uncharacterized protein LOC113167589 isoform X2, giving the protein METGVMERFKKRTGNLRTHHDKCERRFEKAQEDLSSQHEEMEPELLSSSNSGSDEDYHPSQSPTESSDEGEVVPERSGSSGHSDIEKVFPSSSEHEVIKGQRTKTSNQTAEQSKRRKKNNPQITVKSSKKKDGRRVWDKAHYCLYCKEANLKIARHLERKHKDETDVAHAFSFPPGSKQRKTLIDSLRNKGDWQHNVKVLEEGDGEIVTWKQPSKKVSVKDYLPCQHCYAMFKRTELWRHEKSCRNRKGETEKGNRRRVQKASSQLMPMTESSEGIQTIIHTMQQDHVTSHIRSDAMICTYGESLFAKKGREQSQHRYIAQKLRELGRLVLAAKEIDKSMKSLKEMCDPTKFELVIKATRKVSNFSAQTTEYGKPSTAVKIGFSLKGATEAWIGRCLMTSDILGEKKAKKFKELLENSWSSYVSANAHSTIEQRRWNIQECVPLTEDVITLQNYLRKIEDEAKAELSKHASTAAYKMLSESLLAQIIVFNWRLIKKQTLALSIKTFMRP